The Candidatus Bathyarchaeota archaeon genomic sequence TTTGTTGAAAGGTGATTCCATTGAGTTTGTTTCTGGAGATGAAAACCGCAGATATGATCGACATCATTCGCCGCGGGAAAGCCGTAATCGCCGTTTACGGTCTTGGACGAATGGGTCTAGCCACCGCATGCCTCTTCGCAGAAGCTGGAGCAAAGGTAATCGGAGTTGACACGGATTCGCGGGTAGTCGAATTAATTAACAGTGGCAAAAGCCCAGTTGCAGAACCGAATCTTGAAACTTTAATTAAAAAACATATAGGCACCGGAAGGTTCTCAGCTACGGGCAATGGAAAGGAAACCGCGACTAAAGCGACGGTAATTATAATTGTAGTTCCAACACAGCTTGACAGGCGAAACCATCCCGATTACTCCGCAGTTGAAAAAGCATGCAATGAGATTGGACGGGGACTAAACCCTGGATGCCTTATAATCTTTGAAAGTACAGTTAGCCCAGGTACAACAGAAACCTTGGTCAAGGAAACAATTGAGAAAAATTCAGGCTTTAAAGCTGGATTAAATTTCGGTTTAGTCTATAGCCCAATCCGCGCGACCGCTGGGCAAGTAATTCAAGACATAGTTAACTATCCAAGAGTTATCGCAGCCACAGATCCACGCAGCCTAGAGGCTGCCTGCGCAGTACTCGGCATAATCATCAAAGGTGGATTCATAAGGGTACGTAATTTTAAAACTGCCGAAACAACCAAGCTCTGTGAAAATATATACCGAGATATCAACATCGCCCTGTCTAATGAGTTAGCTATGTTTTGTGAGCGTTTAGGAGTGGATTTTGATGAAGTAAGAGCGGCAGCCAACACTCAGCCACACTGCCACCTTCATATTCCCGGAGCCTGGGTTGGAGGACACTGCTTGCCTGGCGATGAGTATATCTTCATAAACCGGGGCGATGGTCTAGAACCAATCCAATTGGAAAAACTCTTTCGCGAGTTAGATCATGATTCTTCATTGCACAGGGAAAATATTGGCGAAGATGAAAGAGTCTACCCCACTAACCTTATGGTATTGTCGTATAACATGGCTAGGAACCAGGCAGAGTTTCGAAGGGTTTTATGGTTTTCAAGACGCCGTTACCAAGGCAAAATCCTTGAATTATCTACTACGATGGGTCAAAAGCTTAAGGTAACAGAGGACCATCCGATGATAGTTTACCAAGGAGGAGCGATGAATCTAGTTTCGGCTAAGGCACTCAAGCATAATGACAGCGTTCCACTAATAACAGAGTTACCCTCCGCATTAATTCAAAGACGCCGACTAGACCCTATTAACGAGAACATCATAGAAACGAGGACTCAAAGCTTTAGATTGCGAAAAAATTCTGCAGTAGCAACTATTAACAGTATTAAACAAGAGGTGGTCTCGAATCGATGCGTATACAACTTAGAAGTTTGTGGAGGCTCCCACACATTCGTAACAACCGGCGGACTTATCGTCCATAACTGCATTCCTCAAAATCCCTTGTTCCTTATCGAGACAGCCGAAGATTTAGGGATACCCCTCCGAATACCTCCACTCGCCAGAAAAATCAACGACCAAATGCCTTCGCATACAATCCGCCTTGCCATCGATGCGCTTCGCGTCTGCAAAAAAAATATTAAACGAGCTAAAGTGGCTGTTCTGGGAGTTTCTTATAGAGCAAATGTTAAGGAAATAAGATTCTCGCCTGTGAAGGATGTTATTGAGATGCTACAAAAACGTGGAGCTAAAGTCATAGTTTTTGACCCATATTTTACCGCGGAGGAGCTAAAGAAATTGGGTTATGTTTCAGCCCGTACCGCTGAGAGAGCTGTGGATGGAGTTGACTGTATTTTAGTAACTGTAGGTCACGATGAGTTTAAGCGTTTAAAGCTGGACTCACTGGTTAGATTCGTTCGCAAACCTGCTGCCTTAATTGACGCTGGTCATATCTTCAACCCAACAGCAGCCGAAGAGGCAGGGTTTATCTACAGAGGGATAGGACGT encodes the following:
- a CDS encoding nucleotide sugar dehydrogenase — protein: MSLFLEMKTADMIDIIRRGKAVIAVYGLGRMGLATACLFAEAGAKVIGVDTDSRVVELINSGKSPVAEPNLETLIKKHIGTGRFSATGNGKETATKATVIIIVVPTQLDRRNHPDYSAVEKACNEIGRGLNPGCLIIFESTVSPGTTETLVKETIEKNSGFKAGLNFGLVYSPIRATAGQVIQDIVNYPRVIAATDPRSLEAACAVLGIIIKGGFIRVRNFKTAETTKLCENIYRDINIALSNELAMFCERLGVDFDEVRAAANTQPHCHLHIPGAWVGGHCLPGDEYIFINRGDGLEPIQLEKLFRELDHDSSLHRENIGEDERVYPTNLMVLSYNMARNQAEFRRVLWFSRRRYQGKILELSTTMGQKLKVTEDHPMIVYQGGAMNLVSAKALKHNDSVPLITELPSALIQRRRLDPINENIIETRTQSFRLRKNSAVATINSIKQEVVSNRCVYNLEVCGGSHTFVTTGGLIVHNCIPQNPLFLIETAEDLGIPLRIPPLARKINDQMPSHTIRLAIDALRVCKKNIKRAKVAVLGVSYRANVKEIRFSPVKDVIEMLQKRGAKVIVFDPYFTAEELKKLGYVSARTAERAVDGVDCILVTVGHDEFKRLKLDSLVRFVRKPAALIDAGHIFNPTAAEEAGFIYRGIGRGIWTK